The proteins below come from a single Zea mays cultivar B73 chromosome 8, Zm-B73-REFERENCE-NAM-5.0, whole genome shotgun sequence genomic window:
- the LOC100191244 gene encoding Isopentenyl phosphate kinase: MAEEMAQAQPRLTAPRSVRCIVKLGGAAITNKGELESINEENLRSACAQLRHAMSESDGDGAMEKVLGMDWSRKPGDPVDPAVDAEWIAGIARLGLDTNFVVVHGAGSFGHFQASRSGVHKGGLHSTLVKAGFVATRISVTSLNQEIVRALAREGIPSVGMSPFACGWSTQQRKLASANASQIFQSLHAGFVPVLHGDAVLDELLDCTILSGDVIIRHLAQLLSPKYVVFLTDVHGVYDRPPTDSNAVLLREIEVDDIGGWSIVKPALLQGNTKGVEISVAAHDTTGGMETKILEAAVIARLGIDVYITKAGTEHSLRALKGDVSTDSEDWLGTIIRSSK, from the exons ATGGCGGAGGAGATGGCGCAGGCGCAACCGAGACTCACGGCGCCACGTTCGGTCCGCTGTATTGTCAAGCTAG GTGGAGCGGCGATTACCAACAAGGGCGAGCTGGAGAGCATCAACGAGGAGAACCTACGGTCGGCATGTGCGCAGCTGCGGCATGCCATGTCCGAATCTGACGGCGATGGCGCCATGGAGAAGGTTCTGGGAATGGACTGGAGTAGGAAGCCCGGAGATCCTGTCGACCCGGCCGTTGACGCGGAGTGGATCGCGGGGATAGCTAGGCTGGGGCTCGACACTAACTTCGTCGTCGTGCACGGGGCCG GGTCTTTTGGCCACTTTCAAGCAAGTAGATCTGGAGTtcataaaggagggttacattCGACACTGGTCAAGGCTGGCTTTGTTGCTACAAGAATTTCA GTGACATCTCTCAACCAGGAAATTGTTAGAGCCCTAGCAAGAG AAGGAATACCATCTGTTGGGATGTCACCATTTGCTTGTGGGTGGTCTACCCAACAAAGAAAA CTTGCATCAGCAAATGCTTCTCAAATATTTCAGTCACTCCATGCAGGTTTTGTCCCA GTTTTGCACGGTGATGCAGTTCTTGATGAATTATTG GACTGTACCATATTGAGTGGGGATGTCATTATACGACATCTTGCACAGCTTCTGAGTCCGAAATATGTAGTATTTCTG ACAGATGTCCATGGAGTGTATGATCGCCCTCCAACTGACTCAAATGCAGTACTTCTGAGAGAAATAG AGGTGGATGACATTGGAGGCTGGTCGATTGTAAAACCTGCATTGCTGCAAGGCAACACTAAAGGAG TGGAGATATCAGTTGCAGCACATGACACCACCGGTGGGATGGAGACCAAAATACTGGAGGCTGCAGTGATAGCTAGGCTTGGAATAGACGTGTATATTACCAAG GCTGGAACAGAACACTCGCTGAGGGCCTTGAAGGGAGATGTGAGCACCGACTCGGAAGATTGGCTTGGAACTATTATACGCTCTTCCAAATAG